In the genome of Dyadobacter fermentans DSM 18053, the window TTTTCGAGCTGGTCGGCGGAGAGGAAGCGGCTTACGGGGATACCATTGTAGGTCGCCAGGCGGGTCAGTGGGATCATGGTCGTGTCGCCGTGGCCGCCGATCACCATGCCGTGAATGTCGAGCGGTGATACGTCCATGGCCATGGCCAGGTAGGTTTTGAAGCGCGCGCTGTCCAATGCGCCGCCCATCCCGATGAGGCGTTTTTTAGGAATGCCCGATTCTTTCAGCGCCAGGTACGTCATGGTGTCCATGGGATTAGAAACGACGATGACGATGGCTTTGGGCGAGTATTTCAAAAGGTTTTCAGTAACTCCCTTTACGATTCCTGCATTGATACCGATCAGCTCTTCGCGGGTCATTCCGGGCTTACGAGGCAGTCCCGAGGTGATCACTACCACGTCCGAGCCTTTGGTTTTCTCGTAATCATTGGTCGAGCCGATAGGCTTGGTGTTGAATCCCAGCAACGCGGCCGTCTGGTACATATCCAGTGACTTACCTTCGCTGACACCCTCTTTGATATCCAGCAACACCACTTCTTCTGCCAGCTCACGACGAATGATATTATCGGCAGTGGTTGCGCCTACCGCACCCGCACCTACAACAGTAATCTTCATAGGGAAATATGGTTAATTGAATAGAAATTGATGCTTTTTATATTTTTCCTAAAAGTATGATACATAATTTGTTTAATCCAAGCGGAAATTGATTTTTTGCCTTAAATGGTCCCGCTGGAAGCCCGGCTGGAAACGCGGTAAGGGTAAGGCTGGTAGCCTGGCCGACATCCGGCACGCAATTTTTTCCGTAAGTTGATAGTTATAATGGCTTTGTTAACCACTTTTTCCTGCTTTGTACGATGAATGACCAATCAATGATTTCGCGGATTTTAGAGTCGATTTTTTTCAAAAAAGCTACTGGAAAAGCAGGACGGTACGCCAGAAACTCCACCCGGTTGTTCGAACTACTCAAAGAGGTGGTAGGTAAGCTGCAGACCGTCGGCGTGAAGGAAAACCTTTCCGATTTTCAAACCAATGTACTGCTCCTGATGCGCATGGTGAGGGCCTACGCTTCCGGCGAATATAAACAGCTTCCGTGGAAAAGTTTGGTGTCGATAGTCGCTGTGCTCATTTATTTCGTATCTCCCATAGACCTGATCCCTGACTTCCTGCCGGTTATCGGTATTACCGACGACGTGGCGCTGGTGGTGTGGCTCGTGAAAACGCTGGGCGGCGATATCCGGAAATTTGCCGATTGGGAGAAGGCCAGCAAGACAATTAATATCGGATAAAAACGGCCGCGGGGCTGGTTGTTGTAAAAAAGAATAGTTATTTTTGTAAACATTATAAAAGAAACAGATATGGAATCAATAACCGTTTTAGGAATTATGGGGTTGGGTGGTCAGGAGATCTTCCTGGTTGCTCTGTTCGTGTTGCTTTTCTTCGGAGCAAAGAAAATCCCAGAACTTATGCGCGGTTTGGGGCAAGGTATCAATGAGTTCAAGAACGCTACTAAAGACGTTAAGGAAAATATTGAAAAAAGCATGGAAGACCCCAAATAACGCTTCCATCTTATTTGAAGGTTTGATCCAGAGCCATTAAGCTACCACTTAACGGCTCTGATTCTTTATTTACAACCCCACAAAAAAATTACCTTGAAAGAGTATCTGACGCTGACCGAAATTCAGAGAGATCTACGTGAAGAAGGTTTGACGTGCGTCAAGTTGGTTGACCACTATTTGGAAAAAATAGAGGCTAACAAGCATCTCAATGCTTTCGTTGAAGTTTATACAGAGGAAGCAAAAAAGGCCGCTCTGGCCGTGGATGCGAAGATCGCCAACGGCACCGCCGGAAAGCTGGCAGGCATGGTGATCGGTCTTAAAGATGTGCTTTCGCTCACTGGCCACGGCTTGCAGGCCGGAAGCCAGATCCTTCAAAATTATACGGCACCTTACACCGCAACGGCCGTGCAGCGGCTGCTAGATGAAGACGCGATCATCATCGGGCGGCAAAATTGCGACGAGTTTGCGATGGGTTCCTCGAATGAAAATTCTTCGTTCGGACCGGTGCTCAATGCCATTAACAACGCAAAAGTGCCCGGCGGCTCGTCGGGTGGATCGGCGGTGGCCGTGCAGGCGGGGCTTTGCCATGCATCGCTGGGGAGCGACACTGGAGGTTCGGTGCGCCAGCCGGCGGCATTCTGCGGGGTGATCGGCGTGAAGCCGTCTTACGGACGCATTTCGCGCTACGGCCTCATTGCCTACGCTTCGTCATTTGACTGCATCGGTCCCATTACCAAAAGCGTGGCCGACGCTGCGTTGCTTCTGGAAGTAATGTCGGGTGCCGATGATTTCGATAGTACCGTTTCGGAACGTCCGGTGCCGGCTTACACAGCCGGTCTGGAATGGAAAGGCAAAGCAAAAATCGGGTACATCCGCAGCGCGGTGGAAAACGAGGCCATAGCGCCGGAAATCCGCCGGCAAACTTCCGAAGTGCTCGATCGCCTGCGTGCGGAAGGGCATGAGGTGACGGCCATTGATATGCCGCTGCTGGATTCGCTCCTGCCCACCTATTATATCCTTACTACTGCCGAGGCAAGTTCCAATCTCTCGCGTTTCGACGGCGTGCGGTACGGCTACCGCAGTCCCGAATCCGTAGATCTTGAAAGTATGTACAAAAAGACACGTACAGAAGGTTTTGGAGATGAAGTAAGGAGAAGAATACTATTGGGTACTTTCGTGTTAAGCGCAAATTATTACGACGCATACTATACCAAGGCGCAACGCGTTAGAAGATTGGTGCGGGAAGAAACGAACCGGTTTTTCGAGCAGTTCGATTTTCTGATTTCCCCGGTTACACCTACCACAGCCTTTACCCTTGGAGAAAAAACCGAAGATCCATTGCAAATGTATCTGGCGGATATTTTCACAGTGCAAGCGAATGTCGTGGGCAATCCTGCGGTGTCCATCCCGAATGGGCTGGACGATCAGGGAATGCCGATCGGGATTCAAATCATGGCGCCTTATTTCGGTGAGGAAAAGATGCTGGCGTTTGCCAATTATCTTACAGCGTTGAATCAGGAAGCCGTAGCATACAACTAAGGCCGCTAGTGCAGAGAATTTTTCTCTTTTTTTGCATGCTCTTGCCCCGGGTCGTATTTATAACCCATGTTTTGAAGAAAATTATCATGCCAGAATAACAGGCGACCAGGTTACGTTATTCTGAGTGAGGATTTTGTGTGAATTTTAAGAATGTATTAGAGATTATTCTGATTCATCAGGCCAAAAGGACCTTTTTATCTGTCAGTAGGTACCATCAACAGGTATAAGCCATTGAAAACCGTGAATTGATTAACCTTCAAAAAACATTTATTAATGAGGATTTCGAAAAGAGTATTGTGGCTCGGAGCCATGTGTGCAGGATTATGGAATGCGCCTGCTGGGGCGATGGTTCCACAGGAGAGTTTGACTTCCGGGCAGGATACAGTTGAGAGTATTGCTCAGGAAGAAGGTGATTTGATGCCGTCACTTCCGGAGGTTGAGGAGATCGGACCGAACCCCGCGGTTCCGGAGCAGCTTTTGAAAGAACGCTTCGCAAAGCTCGAAAAGTCGATCCCGCTCACTTACCACAAATCGTCCCATGAATTCGTAGAGTATTTTATCTACAAAAAAGCGCATTTCACACGGACGATGATGGAGCGTATGCCGCTCTACTTCCCGCTTTTTGAAAAAGCATTGGCCAAACACGGCCTGCCTACCGAACTGAAATACCTTTCGATGATCGAGTCGGGATTGAACCCGACTGTGATTTCCCATGCCCGTGCAGGAGGTCTCTGGCAGTTTATGCCGGCTACCGGACGGGAATTCGGTCTTTATCAGGATAAATACATCGACGAGCGTTTCGAACCGACCAAAGCTACCGAAGCGGCTTGTTTGTATCTGAAACAGCTTTACAAGATCTTCGGCGACTGGGAGCTTGCATTGGCTTCGTATAATACCGGCCCGGGCAATGTGAAACGCGCCATGCGCCGCTCGCGCGGGACGACCTTCTGGACGATCTACAACGTCCTTCCCCGCGAAACCCGTTCCTACGTGCCGCAATATGTGGCTATGAACTACATGATGAACTACGGCTACGACCACGGCATTTTCCCCGAAAACACAGAATTCCAGATCCCGAACGATACCATTCACATCAATGGCTACATTGATCTCGCCACATTCTGCGACAATGCAAGCATTGATTTTGAAATCCTTAAAAAACTGAATCCGCAAATCACCAAAAAAGTCCTCCCGGACCAGACGCGTGATTTTGTGCTCAAAGTGCCGAGCGTACGCTTTACCTACCTGATGAGCAACCGCGCCTCGATCATGGACTCCTGCACCAGAAGGCTTCTGTCTAATGGCGTAATGGTAGCCAAGGCCGACAGCACGAAAACTGACTCGATCGGAGGCAACGGCGCATTCCCTTACGTACTCGCTTCCAATGTCCAGAATGTGTCGGACGACGAATCCTATGACGAAGAAGGCGAAGAAGAGGTAGTTCAGCGCAGCCGCACCAAACGCGTGTCATATACCGTGCGCCGTGGCGACAATGTGGCGAGCATTGCCCGGAAATACGGGGTTTCGGTGGCATCACTGAGAAAATGGAACCACATCCGCCGCAACATGATCCGCCGCGGACAACGGCTCGTCATTTACAAGGAAGTGCGCGAAACTGCACCAGCAGCCCGCATTGCGGCGAAGCCCCGGCCACAGCAGAAAGAAGAGCAGGTGGCCAACCAGCAGCGTCATACCCGGAAACGTTATCATACCGTACAAAAAGGAGATACATTATGGATTATTTCGCAGCGCTACGGTCTGGAAATCGGTCAGCTAAAGAAACGGAACAAAATCAGGGGCAACTCGATCAAGCCGGGCCAGAAATTGATTATTTCTACCTAGAAAACAACGCTTCAACATACACATACTATTTTTATGATTGCCTACGTTAACGGGATTGTAA includes:
- the mdh gene encoding malate dehydrogenase, coding for MKITVVGAGAVGATTADNIIRRELAEEVVLLDIKEGVSEGKSLDMYQTAALLGFNTKPIGSTNDYEKTKGSDVVVITSGLPRKPGMTREELIGINAGIVKGVTENLLKYSPKAIVIVVSNPMDTMTYLALKESGIPKKRLIGMGGALDSARFKTYLAMAMDVSPLDIHGMVIGGHGDTTMIPLTRLATYNGIPVSRFLSADQLEKVAADTMVGGATLTKLIGTSAWYAPGAATMMLVESIVRNQKRIVPCSVYLNGEYGQKDICMGVPVVLGRNGWEKIINLRLSDAEKAAFEKSAEAVRSMNAALNLA
- a CDS encoding YkvA family protein, with the protein product MISRILESIFFKKATGKAGRYARNSTRLFELLKEVVGKLQTVGVKENLSDFQTNVLLLMRMVRAYASGEYKQLPWKSLVSIVAVLIYFVSPIDLIPDFLPVIGITDDVALVVWLVKTLGGDIRKFADWEKASKTINIG
- a CDS encoding lytic transglycosylase domain-containing protein, producing MRISKRVLWLGAMCAGLWNAPAGAMVPQESLTSGQDTVESIAQEEGDLMPSLPEVEEIGPNPAVPEQLLKERFAKLEKSIPLTYHKSSHEFVEYFIYKKAHFTRTMMERMPLYFPLFEKALAKHGLPTELKYLSMIESGLNPTVISHARAGGLWQFMPATGREFGLYQDKYIDERFEPTKATEAACLYLKQLYKIFGDWELALASYNTGPGNVKRAMRRSRGTTFWTIYNVLPRETRSYVPQYVAMNYMMNYGYDHGIFPENTEFQIPNDTIHINGYIDLATFCDNASIDFEILKKLNPQITKKVLPDQTRDFVLKVPSVRFTYLMSNRASIMDSCTRRLLSNGVMVAKADSTKTDSIGGNGAFPYVLASNVQNVSDDESYDEEGEEEVVQRSRTKRVSYTVRRGDNVASIARKYGVSVASLRKWNHIRRNMIRRGQRLVIYKEVRETAPAARIAAKPRPQQKEEQVANQQRHTRKRYHTVQKGDTLWIISQRYGLEIGQLKKRNKIRGNSIKPGQKLIIST
- a CDS encoding Sec-independent protein translocase subunit TatA/TatB → MESITVLGIMGLGGQEIFLVALFVLLFFGAKKIPELMRGLGQGINEFKNATKDVKENIEKSMEDPK
- the gatA gene encoding Asp-tRNA(Asn)/Glu-tRNA(Gln) amidotransferase subunit GatA — its product is MKEYLTLTEIQRDLREEGLTCVKLVDHYLEKIEANKHLNAFVEVYTEEAKKAALAVDAKIANGTAGKLAGMVIGLKDVLSLTGHGLQAGSQILQNYTAPYTATAVQRLLDEDAIIIGRQNCDEFAMGSSNENSSFGPVLNAINNAKVPGGSSGGSAVAVQAGLCHASLGSDTGGSVRQPAAFCGVIGVKPSYGRISRYGLIAYASSFDCIGPITKSVADAALLLEVMSGADDFDSTVSERPVPAYTAGLEWKGKAKIGYIRSAVENEAIAPEIRRQTSEVLDRLRAEGHEVTAIDMPLLDSLLPTYYILTTAEASSNLSRFDGVRYGYRSPESVDLESMYKKTRTEGFGDEVRRRILLGTFVLSANYYDAYYTKAQRVRRLVREETNRFFEQFDFLISPVTPTTAFTLGEKTEDPLQMYLADIFTVQANVVGNPAVSIPNGLDDQGMPIGIQIMAPYFGEEKMLAFANYLTALNQEAVAYN